The Cetobacterium sp. 8H DNA window CGTATCCATCAGGATTTTCCATTGTTCCAACATTTCTAGGGTTCATAAAATGATCCATTACTTTTTCTGAATATTGCATAATTTTCTCCTTAATTTCAATTGAATTTTTTATCTTTTATATTCGTTCCACAAAGGGGATAACATTCTTAATTTTTCAACTACTTTTACAACTTGCTCTATTGTATAATCGATCTCTTCTTTAGTGTTGTATTTACCTAAACTAAATCTGATAGTTCCATGAGCGAATTCAGGCTCAATTCCCATACCTAATAAAACGTGAGATGCTTGAAGTTCATCTGATGAACAAGCTGATCCAGAACTTACAGCTATTCCTAAATAACTTAGTGAAAGTAATATTGACTCTCCTTCTAAGTACTTAAATGTTATACTTGATGTTCCTGGTAATCTTTCAACAGATTTTGCATTTACAACTATTTCAGGTATTCTTTTTAAAATCTCTTCTTCAAAGTAGTCTCTTAAATTTTGCTCTCTAACTATCTCTTCTTGCATATTTTCACAAGCAAGTTCTAAAGCTTTAGCCATACCTACAACAGCTGGTGTATTTGTTGTTCCTGGTCTAAGTTTTCTCTCTTGACCTCCACCTGTTATTGTTCTAGCAACTCTAACTCCTTGTCTTATATAAAGCCCTGCAATCCCTTTAGGACCATGGAATTTATGTCCTGAGAAAGTAAGTAAATCTGCTCCTAACTCTTTAGGATAAACCGGTATCTTTCCAACCGTTTGAACAGCATCTACATGAAGTAAAATTCTATTTTTCTTAGCTATTTCTGCCACTTGTTGTATTGGTTCTACTGTTCCAACTTCATTGTTAGCGTGCATAACTGAAATCAATATAGTTTCTGGTCTAATTGCAGCTTCTAAAGCTTTTAAATCCAGTACTCCATTTGCATCTACAGGTATGAATGTAATTTCATATCCATCTTGCTCTAAATCTTTATATGTATTTTTTATAGCTGGGTGCTCTATTGTTGATGTTATTATGTGATTTCCTCTATTTTTATAAGCTTTAGCCACTCCTCTTACAGCGATATTATCTGATTCTGTTCCTGAGGCTGTGAAAATAATCTCTTCTGGCTTAACTTTTAATAAATTTGCAATTTTTTCTCTAGATTCTGAAACAGCTAAACCTGTTTCTTTTCCAAATAGATGCATACTAAATGCATTTCCATATTCCTCAGTTAAAAAAGGCATCATCGCTTCTAAAACCTTTGGATCCATTTTTGTTGTAGCATTGTTATCCAGATAAACTCTCATAGTTATCGTCTCCTTAAGTTATCACTATTTATTACAATAAGATAATAACATTCTTTAGCTTGGATGTCAACAATTAAAAAGCTTTTTTTCATTTTGTTTTTAAAGCTTTTCTCCATGTTTACAGTAAGGTTTTATTTCACACTGTAAACATTTAGGTCTTCTAGCTATACATTTATCTCTTCCTTGCAAAATTAAAAAATGAGAAAAATCAATCCAATATTCTTTTGGAACTATTTTCATAAGTTCTTTTTCAATTTTTAATACATTATCCTCTTTCACTAACCCTATTAAATTTGACAATCTTTTAACATGAGTATCTACAGTTACACCTTCTGCTAATCCCCAGATTTCTCCTC harbors:
- a CDS encoding cysteine desulfurase family protein, translating into MRVYLDNNATTKMDPKVLEAMMPFLTEEYGNAFSMHLFGKETGLAVSESREKIANLLKVKPEEIIFTASGTESDNIAVRGVAKAYKNRGNHIITSTIEHPAIKNTYKDLEQDGYEITFIPVDANGVLDLKALEAAIRPETILISVMHANNEVGTVEPIQQVAEIAKKNRILLHVDAVQTVGKIPVYPKELGADLLTFSGHKFHGPKGIAGLYIRQGVRVARTITGGGQERKLRPGTTNTPAVVGMAKALELACENMQEEIVREQNLRDYFEEEILKRIPEIVVNAKSVERLPGTSSITFKYLEGESILLSLSYLGIAVSSGSACSSDELQASHVLLGMGIEPEFAHGTIRFSLGKYNTKEEIDYTIEQVVKVVEKLRMLSPLWNEYKR